The Peribacillus simplex genome contains a region encoding:
- a CDS encoding amino acid permease — MQNSKESQLHRGLEERHIALMSLGAAIGVGLFLGSASAIKLAGPAIIIAYAIGGLMIYLIMRALGEMAIKNPVAGSFSRYASEFVGPLAGYITGWNYWFVWIATCMAEITAVGIYMQFWFPDTPQWAWALAALAIMTTINFLAVKAYGELEFWFALVKIITIILMIVLGFGMIIFGLGNGGIAVGFGNLVGHGGFFPNGISGVILSFQMVMFAYLGIEMLGVTAGEVKNPEKSLKRAIDTVFYRILLFYVLALTVILSITPWDEMNGENSPFVMMFDKIGIPGAAGIIQFVVLTAALSSCNSGIFSTGRMLFNLAQQGESPKSFERTTKSGVPGVAIIVSAVVLLFGVYLNYMEADKVFTYVTSVATFGALWTWGTILVTQIMSRRKLSQGEKQGLSYKMPLFPFTSYFTLAFLVFVMVVLGFSADTRIALIVGPIWILLLVALYYVTGLHKRNR, encoded by the coding sequence ATGCAAAACTCCAAAGAATCTCAACTGCATAGAGGTTTGGAAGAAAGGCATATCGCATTAATGTCTCTTGGCGCAGCCATTGGAGTCGGTTTATTTCTCGGCTCGGCATCTGCGATAAAATTAGCCGGCCCAGCCATCATCATTGCCTACGCCATTGGCGGGCTTATGATCTATCTTATCATGCGTGCACTTGGGGAAATGGCGATTAAAAATCCTGTCGCTGGCTCTTTCAGTCGCTATGCTAGCGAATTTGTCGGTCCTCTTGCCGGATATATAACCGGATGGAATTACTGGTTCGTTTGGATTGCCACCTGTATGGCTGAAATTACGGCAGTCGGAATCTATATGCAATTTTGGTTCCCTGATACCCCGCAATGGGCTTGGGCGTTAGCCGCTCTTGCCATCATGACGACGATTAACTTTCTTGCAGTAAAAGCATATGGTGAATTGGAGTTTTGGTTCGCCTTAGTGAAAATCATTACGATCATCCTTATGATCGTCCTTGGCTTCGGAATGATCATCTTCGGACTGGGGAACGGCGGAATCGCGGTCGGATTCGGCAACCTGGTTGGACATGGAGGGTTTTTCCCTAATGGGATTTCCGGTGTCATCCTCTCTTTCCAAATGGTCATGTTCGCCTATTTGGGAATTGAAATGCTTGGAGTAACCGCAGGTGAAGTTAAAAATCCTGAAAAATCTTTAAAAAGAGCCATCGATACCGTTTTTTATCGGATTTTACTTTTTTACGTTTTAGCTCTGACAGTCATTTTATCGATCACTCCATGGGATGAAATGAATGGAGAAAACAGCCCATTCGTTATGATGTTTGATAAAATCGGTATACCAGGTGCAGCAGGAATCATTCAGTTTGTCGTACTGACAGCAGCCCTTTCATCTTGTAACAGCGGGATCTTCAGTACAGGAAGAATGTTATTCAACCTGGCGCAGCAAGGTGAATCACCAAAAAGTTTCGAACGTACTACAAAGTCAGGCGTTCCTGGCGTTGCCATCATCGTTTCGGCTGTCGTGCTTCTTTTCGGTGTTTACCTTAACTACATGGAAGCCGATAAAGTTTTCACTTACGTCACAAGTGTCGCTACATTCGGTGCCCTCTGGACATGGGGAACCATACTTGTCACACAGATCATGTCTAGACGGAAATTGAGTCAGGGAGAAAAGCAAGGCTTGTCTTACAAAATGCCGCTTTTCCCATTCACTTCTTATTTCACTTTAGCCTTTTTAGTATTCGTAATGGTCGTACTCGGTTTTTCAGCAGATACAAGAATCGCTCTAATCGTTGGTCCGATTTGGATCTTACTGTTGGTAGCCCTGTATTATGTGACTGGCTTGCATAAACGGAATAGATAA
- a CDS encoding DUF4349 domain-containing protein, protein MNRKTMMLMFCLLLLLAGCSSNEKEDSASKAEDETADSKMDASISGNKVQEEAAEKEGMTDERKVIHQAQLELKVKNLEKAQMKIENKVAEYGGYVVESNVYREEEELVEGSITVRVPESHFQDFLADSEGEASEVVGRNVTGQDVTEQYVDLKARLKSKRAVEERLLAFMKDAEKTEDLLKISSDLAMVQEEIEQLTGQMKYLENQTSYSTVTITLSQDRIVVPGIDNKELNTWERTKKQLATSANLLLKAGSGIIVFIIGNLPILIILGGAGAVVHWVFKRRGKG, encoded by the coding sequence ATGAACCGTAAAACAATGATGCTTATGTTCTGTTTGTTACTTTTACTTGCTGGATGCAGCAGTAATGAAAAGGAAGATTCAGCATCTAAAGCAGAGGATGAAACGGCGGACAGTAAAATGGACGCTTCAATTTCCGGGAATAAGGTGCAGGAAGAAGCAGCGGAAAAGGAAGGGATGACGGATGAAAGAAAAGTCATCCATCAAGCCCAGCTTGAGTTGAAGGTGAAGAACCTTGAAAAAGCACAAATGAAGATTGAGAATAAGGTGGCTGAATATGGCGGATATGTAGTCGAGTCCAATGTATACAGGGAAGAAGAAGAACTGGTGGAAGGATCGATCACTGTTCGGGTCCCTGAATCCCATTTTCAGGATTTTCTAGCCGATAGCGAGGGCGAGGCTTCGGAAGTGGTCGGAAGGAATGTGACAGGACAGGATGTAACCGAGCAATATGTAGATCTAAAAGCAAGATTGAAATCAAAGAGGGCAGTAGAGGAAAGGTTACTTGCATTCATGAAGGACGCTGAGAAGACGGAAGATTTACTGAAAATATCATCCGATCTTGCCATGGTGCAAGAAGAAATAGAACAGTTGACCGGGCAAATGAAGTATCTTGAAAACCAAACCTCATATTCGACGGTCACCATTACGTTATCACAGGACCGGATAGTTGTGCCGGGCATTGATAATAAGGAATTGAATACATGGGAGAGAACGAAGAAACAACTTGCAACGAGTGCGAATCTATTACTTAAAGCGGGTTCAGGAATCATTGTTTTCATAATAGGAAACTTGCCTATCCTCATTATTTTAGGCGGAGCGGGTGCTGTGGTCCATTGGGTGTTCAAAAGAAGGGGTAAAGGGTGA
- a CDS encoding TetR/AcrR family transcriptional regulator produces the protein MNERKQLVVKYAHQLFIEKGYQATSIQDILDYSGISKGTFYNYFSSKSELLKAVFLTSQEKLQKERNELLIGQNLADIEIFIKQSELQMHSNQSNKIFFLYEEVMISNDTELKNFITHAKFQHIHWLSKRFLDIFGADKKPYILDCAIIYSGMMHQTIHFNALAKEPDFNPTEIIRYCVDRIKSIFEDVSSSKAQLLEPDLIKQWLPECFHTQQDFHTALLHSANDLKKMILRLCQDDEAERVKNLKLIHFIQEELLQNVEPRIFLIESALLSLNTNPKLKNTLELSEFEKIIANN, from the coding sequence ATGAATGAGCGCAAACAACTGGTAGTTAAATATGCACACCAATTATTTATTGAAAAGGGTTATCAAGCCACTTCCATTCAGGATATTTTAGATTATAGCGGCATTTCAAAAGGAACATTTTATAACTATTTTTCTTCTAAAAGCGAATTGCTTAAGGCAGTCTTCCTGACTTCGCAAGAAAAATTACAAAAAGAGCGGAATGAATTGCTGATTGGGCAAAACCTTGCAGATATTGAAATATTCATTAAACAATCCGAATTACAAATGCACTCCAACCAAAGCAATAAAATCTTTTTCTTATATGAAGAAGTAATGATTTCAAATGACACCGAACTTAAGAACTTCATCACGCATGCTAAATTCCAGCATATCCATTGGCTATCAAAACGGTTTCTGGACATTTTCGGTGCTGATAAAAAACCTTATATTTTGGACTGTGCCATTATCTACTCGGGGATGATGCATCAAACGATTCATTTTAATGCCTTGGCTAAAGAGCCCGATTTCAACCCTACTGAAATTATCCGTTATTGTGTCGATAGGATTAAATCGATTTTTGAAGATGTCAGCTCGTCAAAAGCACAGCTTTTGGAACCCGATCTCATCAAGCAATGGCTGCCAGAGTGCTTCCATACACAACAGGATTTTCATACAGCACTCCTGCACTCTGCAAACGACCTAAAAAAGATGATCCTGAGGCTATGCCAAGATGATGAAGCAGAGCGGGTCAAAAACTTGAAATTGATTCACTTTATCCAAGAGGAATTATTACAAAACGTTGAACCGCGGATCTTTCTCATCGAAAGTGCCCTGCTTTCCTTAAACACCAACCCGAAATTGAAAAACACATTGGAATTAAGTGAATTCGAAAAAATCATTGCCAACAACTAA
- a CDS encoding phage holin family protein, whose translation MNIIMRFLINGLVLLVIDWLLDSITIKSYGTALLAVFILSIMNLLVKPILLLITLPITILTFGLFSFIINAFTFQITSYAVSGFVINSFWGALIGSLLLSFIQSLLIKQSKKNLQ comes from the coding sequence ATGAACATTATAATGCGTTTTCTTATCAACGGGCTGGTATTGCTCGTTATTGACTGGCTTCTCGACTCCATCACGATTAAATCTTACGGAACAGCCTTGCTGGCGGTTTTTATATTATCGATCATGAACTTGCTGGTTAAACCCATTCTCCTGCTTATCACATTGCCGATCACCATCCTGACGTTCGGGTTATTTTCTTTCATTATCAATGCCTTCACATTCCAAATCACTTCCTATGCCGTCAGTGGCTTTGTAATAAATTCTTTTTGGGGAGCTTTAATCGGATCATTGTTATTGAGTTTCATTCAAAGTCTTCTTATAAAACAGAGTAAAAAAAACCTTCAGTAG
- a CDS encoding M14 family metallopeptidase, with protein sequence MDVFVRQNDSLWYYSQLFKVNYQLIIDSNSGIDPLALMIGQQIKIPGFTTTGYNIKQGDSLWAIARSRHLSLDALFLVNPNLNPNALQVGQTISVPLRITWRLIQGNREYDYETMMTDVRRLKTIYPFIKTSPIGDSVLERDIPEVLIGNGNKRVHYNGSFHANEWITTPVIMTFLNDYLLAITNQADIRGLSLFPFYQQTMLSIVPMVNPDGVELVLKGPPADESLRRRLVEWNNGSEDFSGWKANINGVDLNDQFPAKWELEKERNNVTEPGPANYPGEGPLTQPEAIAMSELTRKRDFGKVLAFHTQGEVIYWGFEGLEPPESETIVNEFARVSGYEPVKSANSYAGYKDWFIQDWRRPGFTVELGKGTNPLPISQFDEIYQKSLGIFLAGLYM encoded by the coding sequence ATGGACGTTTTTGTGCGGCAAAATGATTCCTTGTGGTATTATAGCCAATTATTCAAGGTGAATTACCAACTTATCATTGATTCCAATAGTGGAATCGATCCACTTGCACTTATGATTGGCCAACAAATCAAAATTCCTGGCTTTACGACGACCGGTTATAACATTAAACAAGGTGATTCGTTATGGGCAATTGCCAGGTCACGTCATCTTTCATTGGATGCCCTATTTTTGGTTAATCCCAATCTCAACCCGAACGCCCTGCAAGTTGGTCAGACAATTTCTGTGCCATTAAGGATTACGTGGAGGCTAATTCAAGGAAACCGGGAATATGATTATGAGACGATGATGACCGATGTAAGACGTTTGAAAACTATCTATCCATTTATTAAAACCTCCCCGATCGGTGATTCTGTGCTTGAAAGGGATATCCCCGAAGTGCTGATTGGTAATGGCAACAAACGAGTTCACTATAATGGTTCCTTTCATGCGAATGAGTGGATAACGACGCCTGTGATCATGACCTTTTTAAATGATTATTTACTCGCAATCACGAATCAGGCCGACATCCGCGGTCTATCTCTGTTTCCCTTTTATCAACAGACGATGCTGTCGATCGTCCCAATGGTGAATCCGGACGGAGTGGAGTTGGTTCTAAAAGGGCCGCCTGCAGATGAGTCATTGAGACGACGGCTCGTGGAATGGAATAATGGAAGCGAAGACTTCTCTGGCTGGAAAGCAAATATTAACGGAGTGGATCTGAATGATCAGTTTCCCGCCAAATGGGAACTGGAAAAAGAACGCAATAATGTAACGGAGCCAGGTCCGGCAAATTATCCCGGGGAAGGGCCGCTTACACAGCCAGAAGCCATTGCAATGTCAGAGTTGACAAGAAAACGTGATTTTGGCAAAGTCCTTGCGTTCCATACCCAAGGAGAGGTCATTTATTGGGGCTTTGAAGGTTTGGAACCGCCCGAGTCGGAAACGATAGTCAATGAGTTTGCGAGGGTCAGTGGATATGAGCCTGTCAAATCAGCCAATAGTTACGCAGGGTATAAGGATTGGTTCATTCAGGATTGGCGCAGGCCGGGGTTTACCGTGGAGCTGGGCAAAGGAACGAATCCCCTCCCTATATCACAGTTCGATGAGATTTATCAGAAGTCGCTTGGGATTTTCTTGGCAGGGTTATATATGTGA
- the katA gene encoding catalase KatA, with translation MSNKKNLTTSWGAPVGDNQNSITAGERGPVLIQDVHLLEKLAHFNRERVPERVVHAKGAGAFGTFEVTNDLSQYTKAKLFNGVGKKTDLFIRFSTVAGELGSADTVRDPRGFAVKFYTEEGNYDIVGNNTPVFFIRDAIKFPDFIHTQKRDPRTHLKNPTAVWDFWSHSPESLHQVTILMSDRGIPATLRHTHGFGSHTFKWVNAEGNGVWVKYHFKTEQGIKNLDVDLAAKLAGENPDYHTEDLFNAIEKGDFPAWKLYVQIMPLEDADTYRFDPFDVTKVWSQKDYPLIELGRMVLNRNPENYFAEVEQATFSPGTFVPGIEASPDKMLQGRLFAYGDAHRYRVGSNHNQLPVNRPKVEANNYQRDGFMRADDNGKGSVYYEPNSFGGPAETTENKVTPFEVTGKAAQVGHNSDDHYTQAGDLYRLLSAEEKTRLVDTIVGAMKPVELEEIKIRQIGHFYKADPEYGTRIAEGLGLPVPQEA, from the coding sequence ATGTCGAATAAGAAAAACCTTACTACAAGCTGGGGAGCTCCAGTAGGAGATAATCAAAACTCGATTACTGCTGGCGAACGCGGCCCGGTACTCATTCAAGATGTACACTTATTGGAAAAACTAGCCCATTTCAACCGTGAACGTGTGCCTGAACGTGTAGTTCATGCGAAGGGTGCCGGTGCTTTCGGAACTTTCGAAGTAACGAACGACCTTTCTCAGTACACGAAAGCTAAACTTTTCAATGGTGTGGGCAAGAAGACAGATCTTTTTATCCGTTTCTCCACAGTTGCAGGTGAATTGGGTTCTGCTGATACAGTCCGTGACCCGCGTGGATTTGCTGTTAAATTCTACACGGAAGAAGGAAACTACGATATCGTCGGTAATAATACTCCTGTATTCTTTATTCGCGATGCGATTAAGTTCCCTGACTTCATCCATACACAAAAGAGAGATCCTAGAACCCATTTGAAAAACCCTACGGCTGTTTGGGATTTCTGGTCACATTCACCAGAATCTCTGCACCAAGTGACGATCCTGATGTCCGATCGGGGCATTCCTGCTACACTTCGTCATACACATGGTTTCGGAAGCCACACATTTAAATGGGTGAATGCCGAAGGAAATGGCGTTTGGGTGAAATACCACTTCAAAACAGAACAGGGCATCAAAAACCTTGATGTGGATCTAGCTGCAAAATTAGCAGGTGAAAACCCTGATTACCATACGGAAGATCTTTTCAATGCCATTGAAAAAGGGGACTTCCCTGCATGGAAATTATATGTTCAGATCATGCCTCTGGAAGATGCGGATACATACCGTTTCGATCCATTCGATGTGACGAAGGTATGGTCTCAAAAAGATTATCCGCTGATCGAGCTTGGCCGTATGGTATTGAACAGAAATCCTGAAAACTATTTTGCTGAAGTAGAGCAAGCCACGTTCTCACCAGGAACATTCGTACCGGGAATTGAAGCTTCCCCAGACAAGATGCTTCAAGGACGTCTATTCGCATATGGAGATGCACACCGTTACCGTGTGGGCTCAAATCATAACCAGCTTCCGGTGAACCGTCCGAAAGTGGAGGCGAACAACTATCAACGTGATGGCTTCATGCGTGCTGATGACAATGGCAAGGGATCTGTTTATTATGAGCCGAATAGTTTTGGCGGCCCTGCCGAAACAACGGAAAATAAAGTCACTCCTTTCGAGGTGACTGGGAAAGCTGCACAAGTTGGTCATAATAGTGATGATCACTACACTCAAGCAGGTGACTTATACCGTCTACTGAGTGCCGAAGAGAAAACTCGACTTGTTGACACGATCGTGGGCGCAATGAAACCTGTGGAATTGGAAGAAATCAAGATTCGTCAAATCGGTCATTTTTACAAAGCCGATCCGGAATACGGAACGCGCATAGCCGAAGGTTTAGGTTTGCCAGTACCGCAAGAAGCGTAA